The Elgaria multicarinata webbii isolate HBS135686 ecotype San Diego chromosome 1, rElgMul1.1.pri, whole genome shotgun sequence genome has a window encoding:
- the SGO1 gene encoding shugoshin 1 isoform X2, with product MAREKCLKKSFKDSLEDIKERMKEKRNQKWAKLGKSNQVLTVKGKIADNSSAQLKSFQANNQALALALEEEKHKMKEAQDIILHLKKEYQCLKFQMFALQRKLESQQGKEHVETRLVALKKIISKVVQDLLSATNLLGPAKDNQILCASDIAKGVSSSLKNQDSEALLRHALAMDVSKQDNILRTKMQGNMDKNYLDFLSDPQLSIENTSPAITSQADTARQASSCEDYQDCETTNISSKEEDRHADNSLSKNVSTRRRYLRIKPQNEMCFTDDIPRITTPINNLCQLDKNEPETGLEENNEQSVGQLHVLTDSNTVMAAPKQANFNSIGSSKTQKGRSQKKKLETMKNLTRTRSKKDRSCSKQQCSKEKTGTSVGSSDAYDFSFEESVHITPFRQNKENEKNTEKNYVEAETSSTSEEDSDDSLYEPYNKKSKSRKKESCATDVSPVHSRPQLKKTVHEQHEKNYVEGTETSSTSEEDSDGSLYEPYNKKSKSRKESCATDVSPVHTRPQLKKTVHEQHDKNTEEKNRNTKKSENSLNKKTVTDRACETLQKHRLLLGDITNLESSSSSQTRFSHPPISTEIEDISLHKRRCTVSVSYKEPTISGKLRRGDPFTDTGFLNSPIFKEKKSKRSSVKKKSLSRYNEAFVGCL from the exons ATGGCTAGAGAAAAGTGCTTGAAAAAGTCATTTAAGGATAGCCTCGAAGAtataaaagaaagaatgaaagagaagAGAAATCAAAAATGGGCAAAATTGGGCAAATCAAACCAAGTCTTAACTGTCAAGGGTAAAATTGCAG ACAACTCTTCTGCACAGCTGAAAAGCTTTCAAGCAAACAATCAAGCATTAGCCTTGGCTTTAGAAGAAGAGAAGCACAAAATGAAGGAAGCTCAAGATATTATCCTGCATTTGAAGAAAGAATATCAGTGTTTGAAATTTCAGATGTTTGCCTTGCAAAGAAAGCTGGAGTCGCAACAAGGAAAAGAACATGTGGAG actAGATTAGTGGCTTTGAAGAAGATTATTTCTAAAGTTGTTCAAGACCTACTTAGTGCAACAAATCTTCTTGGTCCAGCAAAGGAT AATCAGATACTATGTGCCTCGGATATTGCAAAGGGTGTGTCCAGTAGTTTGAAGAACCAAGATTCTGA GGCTCTTCTAAGGCATGCCCTTGCTATGGATGTAAGTAAACAAGATAATATATTGAGAACCAAAATGCAGGGTAACATGGATAAAAATTACTTAGATTTTCTATCTGATCCTCAGCTGAGTATTGAAAATACATCTCCAGCCATAACATCACAAGCAGATACAG CTCGGCAAGCTAGTTCTTGTGAAGATTACCAAGACTGTGAGACCACAAATATTTCTTCAAAAGAAGAGGATAGACATGCTGATAATTCCTTATCAAAAAATGTATCTACCCGTCGTCGCTATTTGAGGATCAAACCCCAGAATGAAATGTGTTTCACTGATGACATTCCTCGAATAACTACACCAATAAATAATCTTTGTCAGCTAGACAAAAATGAGCCTGAGACAGGTTTAGAGGAAAATAATGAACAAAGCGTGGGACAGTTGCATGTGTTGACTGATTCAAACACTGTGATGGCAGCCCCAAAGCAAGCTAATTTTAATTCTATTGGAAGTTCTaaaacacaaaaagggagaagtCAGAAGAAAAAACTGGAAACGATGAAAAATCTGACCAGGACAAGATCCAAAAAAGATAGAAGCTGTAGTAAACAGCAGTGTTCCAAAGAAAAAACAGGGACATCAGTTGGTTCCAGTGATGCTTATGACTTTAGTTTTGAGGAGAGTGTTCATATTACACCTTTCcgacaaaacaaagaaaatgaaaaaaacactGAGAAAAATTATGTAGAAGCAGAAACATCATCCACTTCAGAAGAGGACTCTGATGATAGTCTTTATGAGCCTTACAACAAAAAATCAaaatccagaaaaaaagaaagctgtGCAACTGACGTAAGTCCAGTACACTCAAGACCACAATTGAAGAAGACTGTGCATGAGCAGCATGAGAAAAATTATGTAGAAGGAACAGAAACATCATCCACTTCAGAAGAGGACTCTGATGGTAGTCTTTATGAGCCTTACAACAAAAAATCAAAATCCAGGAAAGAAAGCTGTGCAACTGACGTAAGTCCAGTACACACAAGACCACAATTGAAGAAGACTGTGCATGAGCAACATGATAAAAATACTGAGGAGAAAAACAGGAATACTAAAAAATCAGAGAATTCTTTGAATAAAAAAACTGTTACAG ATAGAGCATGTGAAACTCTTCAAAAACATCGTCTCCTTCTTGGTGATATTACCAACCTTGAATCTTCATCATCTAGCCAAACTAGATTTTCTCACCCGCCCATCAGTACGGAAATAGAAGACATTTCTCTCCACAAACGTAGATGTACTGTTTCTGTGAGCTATAAGGAACCAACTATCAGTGG GAAGCTCAGAAGAGGAGACCCTTTTACAGACACTGGTTTTCTGAATTCtcccatttttaaagagaaaaagagcaagcGTAGTTCTGTTAAAAAGAAATCGCTGTCCAGATACAACGAGGCATTTGTTGGTTGTCTTTAA
- the SGO1 gene encoding shugoshin 1 isoform X1 yields MAREKCLKKSFKDSLEDIKERMKEKRNQKWAKLGKSNQVLTVKGKIADNSSAQLKSFQANNQALALALEEEKHKMKEAQDIILHLKKEYQCLKFQMFALQRKLESQQGKEHVETRLVALKKIISKVVQDLLSATNLLGPAKDVCTIGCNQILCASDIAKGVSSSLKNQDSEALLRHALAMDVSKQDNILRTKMQGNMDKNYLDFLSDPQLSIENTSPAITSQADTARQASSCEDYQDCETTNISSKEEDRHADNSLSKNVSTRRRYLRIKPQNEMCFTDDIPRITTPINNLCQLDKNEPETGLEENNEQSVGQLHVLTDSNTVMAAPKQANFNSIGSSKTQKGRSQKKKLETMKNLTRTRSKKDRSCSKQQCSKEKTGTSVGSSDAYDFSFEESVHITPFRQNKENEKNTEKNYVEAETSSTSEEDSDDSLYEPYNKKSKSRKKESCATDVSPVHSRPQLKKTVHEQHEKNYVEGTETSSTSEEDSDGSLYEPYNKKSKSRKESCATDVSPVHTRPQLKKTVHEQHDKNTEEKNRNTKKSENSLNKKTVTDRACETLQKHRLLLGDITNLESSSSSQTRFSHPPISTEIEDISLHKRRCTVSVSYKEPTISGKLRRGDPFTDTGFLNSPIFKEKKSKRSSVKKKSLSRYNEAFVGCL; encoded by the exons ATGGCTAGAGAAAAGTGCTTGAAAAAGTCATTTAAGGATAGCCTCGAAGAtataaaagaaagaatgaaagagaagAGAAATCAAAAATGGGCAAAATTGGGCAAATCAAACCAAGTCTTAACTGTCAAGGGTAAAATTGCAG ACAACTCTTCTGCACAGCTGAAAAGCTTTCAAGCAAACAATCAAGCATTAGCCTTGGCTTTAGAAGAAGAGAAGCACAAAATGAAGGAAGCTCAAGATATTATCCTGCATTTGAAGAAAGAATATCAGTGTTTGAAATTTCAGATGTTTGCCTTGCAAAGAAAGCTGGAGTCGCAACAAGGAAAAGAACATGTGGAG actAGATTAGTGGCTTTGAAGAAGATTATTTCTAAAGTTGTTCAAGACCTACTTAGTGCAACAAATCTTCTTGGTCCAGCAAAGGATGTATGTACCATAGGTTGT AATCAGATACTATGTGCCTCGGATATTGCAAAGGGTGTGTCCAGTAGTTTGAAGAACCAAGATTCTGA GGCTCTTCTAAGGCATGCCCTTGCTATGGATGTAAGTAAACAAGATAATATATTGAGAACCAAAATGCAGGGTAACATGGATAAAAATTACTTAGATTTTCTATCTGATCCTCAGCTGAGTATTGAAAATACATCTCCAGCCATAACATCACAAGCAGATACAG CTCGGCAAGCTAGTTCTTGTGAAGATTACCAAGACTGTGAGACCACAAATATTTCTTCAAAAGAAGAGGATAGACATGCTGATAATTCCTTATCAAAAAATGTATCTACCCGTCGTCGCTATTTGAGGATCAAACCCCAGAATGAAATGTGTTTCACTGATGACATTCCTCGAATAACTACACCAATAAATAATCTTTGTCAGCTAGACAAAAATGAGCCTGAGACAGGTTTAGAGGAAAATAATGAACAAAGCGTGGGACAGTTGCATGTGTTGACTGATTCAAACACTGTGATGGCAGCCCCAAAGCAAGCTAATTTTAATTCTATTGGAAGTTCTaaaacacaaaaagggagaagtCAGAAGAAAAAACTGGAAACGATGAAAAATCTGACCAGGACAAGATCCAAAAAAGATAGAAGCTGTAGTAAACAGCAGTGTTCCAAAGAAAAAACAGGGACATCAGTTGGTTCCAGTGATGCTTATGACTTTAGTTTTGAGGAGAGTGTTCATATTACACCTTTCcgacaaaacaaagaaaatgaaaaaaacactGAGAAAAATTATGTAGAAGCAGAAACATCATCCACTTCAGAAGAGGACTCTGATGATAGTCTTTATGAGCCTTACAACAAAAAATCAaaatccagaaaaaaagaaagctgtGCAACTGACGTAAGTCCAGTACACTCAAGACCACAATTGAAGAAGACTGTGCATGAGCAGCATGAGAAAAATTATGTAGAAGGAACAGAAACATCATCCACTTCAGAAGAGGACTCTGATGGTAGTCTTTATGAGCCTTACAACAAAAAATCAAAATCCAGGAAAGAAAGCTGTGCAACTGACGTAAGTCCAGTACACACAAGACCACAATTGAAGAAGACTGTGCATGAGCAACATGATAAAAATACTGAGGAGAAAAACAGGAATACTAAAAAATCAGAGAATTCTTTGAATAAAAAAACTGTTACAG ATAGAGCATGTGAAACTCTTCAAAAACATCGTCTCCTTCTTGGTGATATTACCAACCTTGAATCTTCATCATCTAGCCAAACTAGATTTTCTCACCCGCCCATCAGTACGGAAATAGAAGACATTTCTCTCCACAAACGTAGATGTACTGTTTCTGTGAGCTATAAGGAACCAACTATCAGTGG GAAGCTCAGAAGAGGAGACCCTTTTACAGACACTGGTTTTCTGAATTCtcccatttttaaagagaaaaagagcaagcGTAGTTCTGTTAAAAAGAAATCGCTGTCCAGATACAACGAGGCATTTGTTGGTTGTCTTTAA